In Haloarchaeobius salinus, the sequence GGCCTGCGCGAGACGCTCGCGTACCTCGCCCGGGAGGACCTCGTCGACGTGATGATAACCACCTCCGGCTCCATCACCGAGGACGTCATCAAGACCGAGAGGCCGTTCAAGATGGGCGAGTGGGACGTCGACGAGGCCGCGATGCGCGAGCGCGGCATCAACAGGCTGGGGAACATCTTCGTCCCCTCGGACCGCTACGTCTGGCTGGAGGAGTACCTCAACGACTTCTTCCCCGACTTCTTCGCCGAGGAGAAGGTCCGCACGCCCGTCGAGTTCTCGCGGGAGCTCGGCGAGACCATCGACGACGAGCACTCCATCCTGGCCAACGCCGCCGACAACGACATCCCCATCTTCTGTCCGGCGCTCACCGACGCCGAGGTCGGCAACTTCCTCTACTACTACAAGCAGGGCTACGACAGCGAGGTCGGCATCGAGATCCTCCAGGACTACGACGACCTCATCGAGGAGGGCCTGCTCGCGGACAAGACCGGCCTCGTCGTCATCGGCGGGGGCATCCCGAAGCACCACGCCATCATGACGAACCTGTTCCGCGGTGGCGCGGACTACGCGGTCTACATCTCGACCGGCGTCGAGGGCGACGGCTCGCTCTCCGGTGCGCCGCCGGACGAGGCCGTCTCGTGGGGGAAGATCAAGGAGGAGGCGACGAACCACGTCGAGGTGAAGGCGGAGGCGACGCTCGTCACGCCGCTGCTGGTCGCGGAAGCGTTCAAGAAGTACGAGCCGGAGCCGGTCGAAGACGGAGCGGAGGCGACCGCCGCCGACGACTGACGCCCGCTAATCCTCCAGCAGTTCGTCGTCCCCGAACTCCTCGCGGAGCCGGCGGAGGTACTCGCGCTGCCGGTCGAGCTTCGGCGGTCGCTCCGCGTAGGTGTCCTCGAAGATGTCGTCCGGGTCCGGCTCGAACGACTCGGCCTCCTGCACCGCGGCCTCGATGCGCTCGTCGATGTCGGCCTCGAGGGCGTCGACGCCCTCCTCGTCGATGCGACCGCTCTCGAGCATGAACGACTCCAGCCGCGGCACCGGGTCGTACTGCTTCCACTCCTCGGTTCGCGCCTCGTCGCGGTAGACACCGGGGTCGTCGGAGGTCGAGTGTGCGCCGAGGCGGTACTGGATGGCCTCGATCAGTGTCGGGCGCTTCTCCCCGTCGATGGGGTCGCGTGCGCCGTCGACGGCGTCGCGGGTCACCTCGTAGACGGCGAGAGGGTCCATCCCGTCGACGCGGACGCCGTCGAAGCCGTAGGCGGTGGCCTTCTGGGCGATGGTCTCGCTGGCGGTCTGCTTCTCCCGCGGGACCGAGATGGCCCACTGGTTGTTGTTGCAGAAGAAGACGACGGGCGCGTCGAACACGCCGGCGAAGTTCATCCCCTCGTGGAAGTCGCCCTCGCTCGTCGCGCCGTCGCCGAAGTGGACGAGCGAGACGCGCGTGTCGCCGTCGAGCCGGGAGGCCCAGCCGTGGCCGACGGCGTGGGGGACCTGCGTCGCGATGGGGTTGGCGACCGGGAACACGTTCCGGTCGTGGAGGCTGGCGTTGCCGGACTCGGAGCCCATCCAGTACTCGAGGTTCGCCGCCATGGGCGCGCCGCGGGCCAGCATCGCGCCGTTCTCGCGGTAGGAGGGGAACAGCCAGTCCTCGTCGTCGAGCGCGTGGACGCTCGCGACCTGTGCGC encodes:
- a CDS encoding deoxyhypusine synthase; this encodes MTDDDTKDNVVPGSEEELATPDVRGYDFTGEFDLGELLASYETTGFQATHLAEAIDIVKRMRDEGATIYCTYTSNIVSSGLRETLAYLAREDLVDVMITTSGSITEDVIKTERPFKMGEWDVDEAAMRERGINRLGNIFVPSDRYVWLEEYLNDFFPDFFAEEKVRTPVEFSRELGETIDDEHSILANAADNDIPIFCPALTDAEVGNFLYYYKQGYDSEVGIEILQDYDDLIEEGLLADKTGLVVIGGGIPKHHAIMTNLFRGGADYAVYISTGVEGDGSLSGAPPDEAVSWGKIKEEATNHVEVKAEATLVTPLLVAEAFKKYEPEPVEDGAEATAADD
- the pdhA gene encoding pyruvate dehydrogenase (acetyl-transferring) E1 component subunit alpha; this translates as MSLGITTDDDDVHRVLDVDGSLADGASVPLSDDALRDLYEDLKLARQFDRKAVSLQRQGRMGTYPPIYGQEGAQVASVHALDDEDWLFPSYRENGAMLARGAPMAANLEYWMGSESGNASLHDRNVFPVANPIATQVPHAVGHGWASRLDGDTRVSLVHFGDGATSEGDFHEGMNFAGVFDAPVVFFCNNNQWAISVPREKQTASETIAQKATAYGFDGVRVDGMDPLAVYEVTRDAVDGARDPIDGEKRPTLIEAIQYRLGAHSTSDDPGVYRDEARTEEWKQYDPVPRLESFMLESGRIDEEGVDALEADIDERIEAAVQEAESFEPDPDDIFEDTYAERPPKLDRQREYLRRLREEFGDDELLED